TGAAACAAGCATAAGGGCTTCACCTCTTTGAGCATATGTTATTAAGCTCTTTTCATATTCTGAAAAACCACCTGCATTCTCATATAGTTTAATAAGATCTGTTATATCCTGCGGGGATAAGTTAAAAAGGACTGAATATTGAGATGCGTTTATAACTGCACTTGTCTTCTTTATTATTTCCTGGGACCCTACGAAGTCTTTTATATTCTGTGTTATTACTATTTGCATTCCGTTATACTTTCTTATTCTCTTTGCAAGTTGGTACATAAAGTCTAGAGCTGCGGAATAAGCACCATCTACAAATAAGTGTGCCTCATCTATTACAACAATAACCTTGCTAGTGCTATATGTATTCTTGCTTAGAGTTTGAAGCAGATAATGAAGGACAATTAGCATTTCAGTGTTAGTTACTTCATGGTTTCCGTCTAGAATTAATTTAGAAAAGTCTATATCTACAATCCTGGATTTAGTGTTTATATTTGTCTCCCCATTCCACAGTTTATTGCCAAGTCCTTTTGTTACAATTTCCATATGATTTAGAAGGGATTTAAGAATGCCTATTTGGTTTAGATCTGTTTCTTTATTTAACCTGTTTGTAATGCGGGTATACAAAGTATTAAATGTGGGAGAATACGTATATTTATACATATTTGCTGTTGCTTCATTAAGGATATGAATGGCTTCCGTTTCTATGCCAGCAAATATAGTCTTATACATTTCATCTAAAAACCTAAGCTGAGAATCCTTATCTTCCTCTTTTTCTATATCAAAAGGATTAATTCTCCCGTTATCTCCGCAGGCGGTGTCTATTATTTCACCTCCAAAGTTATTAGTTAGTTCTTTGTATTCCCCTTCTGGATCTAGGATAAATATCTTGGTGTCCATGGCAGCAAAATTGCTTAAAAGGTTCTTTACAAAGTAACTCTTACCTGCACCGGATTTTCCCAATACAACCATATTTGAATTTAGGTGGTTTTCATCTAAGATAAAGAAGTCTTTGTATACGGGATTAGTATTTTCTCCTATTTCTATGCCTTTTGGATCTTGGATTAAGTTAGAATCTAGCGGGAAAGAGGCGCCTGCAACAGAGCAAGGCATAATCCTTCTTTTTTCTTTTGTTTTAATATTCCCTATTAAGCAAGATATGAAACTATCTTTGATCTTTGCTATATCCTCATTAAATACAAATCCATCTTTATTTAGTTTTCTTTTGATCTCTTTTTTGTTTTTGCTATCTAAAAAGACATAAATACTTGTGCTTACAGCGCCTTCACCGCCTTGCGTAAGGGATATGAGCA
The Clostridiales bacterium DNA segment above includes these coding regions:
- a CDS encoding ATP-binding protein codes for the protein MSKVVHILAPYMALKSEEEYTQYCLALTRILTRLDNGDEIKLIKLEKDIDLYTNIEAEKDRADSLIKDKERYVITDKEYTSRLKVIETRFNRLLNTQDLGYTFKDYYMLVTTTSLSNTEDMCSYILNCFKDVGIKAEIEQDVSFFEYIYHEDMLGGDNLSFNLLGYKLDKQDKTILMCNEYPIFVSHGWARDIMDVEGSKVVFSFKRADVDSVIKKIDNTLLTLQGEQESAKASVSQDRVNQIETLENMLISLTQGGEGAVSTSIYVFLDSKNKKEIKRKLNKDGFVFNEDIAKIKDSFISCLIGNIKTKEKRRIMPCSVAGASFPLDSNLIQDPKGIEIGENTNPVYKDFFILDENHLNSNMVVLGKSGAGKSYFVKNLLSNFAAMDTKIFILDPEGEYKELTNNFGGEIIDTACGDNGRINPFDIEKEEDKDSQLRFLDEMYKTIFAGIETEAIHILNEATANMYKYTYSPTFNTLYTRITNRLNKETDLNQIGILKSLLNHMEIVTKGLGNKLWNGETNINTKSRIVDIDFSKLILDGNHEVTNTEMLIVLHYLLQTLSKNTYSTSKVIVVIDEAHLFVDGAYSAALDFMYQLAKRIRKYNGMQIVITQNIKDFVGSQEIIKKTSAVINASQYSVLFNLSPQDITDLIKLYENAGGFSEYEKSLITYAQRGEALMLVSPSERITFNVTKLEE